A window of Anaerolineae bacterium contains these coding sequences:
- a CDS encoding DUF1360 domain-containing protein encodes MPAAENKQAIAEQHLTYMAITGVFWTIFAVFNLLRKGKTLHLKPFDFVLLAFSALRMGRLIAYDLVTQPYRAPFTETVPDSYGASEIVVPKQSGWRRAVGELVSCPICSGTWAAAALVYALQIAPGPTRIFIAIMGAIGAGEILNALTESLSWGGESSRKQAGHRTEA; translated from the coding sequence ATGCCTGCTGCTGAAAATAAACAAGCTATTGCCGAACAACATTTAACCTATATGGCCATCACCGGCGTCTTTTGGACAATTTTTGCCGTGTTTAACCTGCTCAGAAAAGGCAAAACTTTGCACCTGAAACCTTTTGACTTTGTATTATTGGCCTTTTCTGCCCTGCGCATGGGGCGCCTGATTGCTTACGACCTGGTGACCCAACCTTACCGCGCGCCCTTTACCGAAACTGTCCCGGATTCGTACGGGGCCAGTGAAATAGTAGTGCCCAAACAATCCGGCTGGCGACGGGCCGTGGGCGAACTGGTTTCCTGCCCCATTTGTTCAGGCACCTGGGCGGCGGCGGCCCTGGTTTACGCCCTGCAAATTGCGCCCGGCCCCACCCGAATTTTCATCGCCATTATGGGCGCTATTGGCGCCGGCGAAATCCTTAACGCTCTCACCGAATCCCTGAGCTGGGGCGGCGAGTCGTCGCGCAAACAGGCCGGCCATAGGACTGAGGCATGA